The following are encoded in a window of Castanea sativa cultivar Marrone di Chiusa Pesio chromosome 5, ASM4071231v1 genomic DNA:
- the LOC142637404 gene encoding serine/threonine-protein phosphatase 7-like isoform X3: MDREERIKNACMKIVECINAMSFVNLDDQRVHSLVMMREIARGVVENKDRKVTKSDVTRALHSSIEKMASTCRDIVYKLSKMSYKGLDDQRIQSLLRVKEIAAKHAKVASVESDTWIKESLAGEEMQPSSVDVLVGGAEIMVVEESLVVETELRNEDGHNVVQKRPVTRAKLTGKKDMQIEEVQRKMPEDEPPEVEAQLINENGKNQLQEILSQAPLLQSLIWPPDDCITLDWIWSLISTIKQFSQNHPPSEFQLVMPISVVDKLVDKASSILSNEPNCVKIDCHGVDSRVVVVGDIHGQFHDLLHLLENAGFPSENQFYVFNGNYVDRGAWGLEVFLLLLAWKVLMPHRVYLLRGNHESKECTLAYGFEKEVKTKFGDQGEYVYNKFLDCFKELPLASVIAGSVYTTHGGLFRSTRIAYSRRSRRKRTQRLELGSLEELSAVKRSLIDAPYEGPNMILTDVLWSDPSQRQGICKNRARGRGLWWGPDCTEAFLKMSKLKLIIRSHEGPDVRTGQHLFGDMLCGYSLDHEGELGKLYTLFSAPDYPQFGRKIFTNEGAYAVLQSPNFESPSFHSFKAVEKPKADPFVDVDDYDKIASSKREDQIATSDEEDEIDIGERDLTSTHAQSSTAAISSLQKSSPVVMASGVDFEALGISNPPSWSVLLPNDLGGTQLAQVPQAPEVEGLPLPPNLEEPHKSAYEYLFKLVAGLKHMLQTREIESKGQKRKQDD, from the exons ATGGACCGAGAAGAGAGAATTAAGAATGCATGCATGAAGATTGTGGAGTGCATAAACGCCATGTCTTTTGTAAACTTGGATGACCAACGGGTGCATTCACTAGTGATGATGCGAGAAATAGCACGTGGGGTTGTTGAAAATAAGGATAGAAAg GTAACTAAGAGTGACGTGACCAGGGCTTTGCACTCTAGTATTGAGAAGATG GCCAGCACATGCAGGGATATTGTGTATAAATTAAGTAAGATGTCATATAAAGGCTTAGATGACCAACGGATTCAATCATTATTAAGGGTGAAAGAGATTGCGGCTAAACATGCTAAAGTTGCAAGTGTTGAGAGTGATACGTGGATTAAAGAAAGCTTGGCAGGTGAGGAAATGCAGCCAAGCAGCGTGGATGTCCTGGTTGGAGGTGCAGAAATTATGGTGGTTGAAGAATCGCTGGTGGTGGAAACTGAGCTAAGAAACGAAGACGGTCATAATGTGGTGCAGAAAAGGCCGGTGACTAGGGCAAAACTCACTGGCAAAAAGGATATGCAGATTGAAGAGGTACAAAGGAAGATGCCTGAAGATGAGCCACCAGAGGTGGAAGCTCAGTTAATAAACGAAAATGGTAAAAATCAGTTGCAGGAGATATTGTCACAAGCACCACTTCTGCAATCTCTTATATGGCCTCCAGATGACTGCATTACCTTAGATTGGATCTGGTCATTGATATCCACAATTAAGCAGTTTTCACAGAATCATCCCCCCTCCGAGTTCCAATTGGTAATGCCAATTTCTGTGGTGGATAAACTAGTTGATAAAGCTTCAAGTATCCTTTCCAATGAACCAAACTGTGTGAAAATTGATTGCCATGGAGTGGACTCAAGAGTTGTTGTAGTGGGTGACATTCATGGCCAGTTCCATGATTTGCTCCATCTCCTTGAAAATGCTGGTTTTCCCTCTGAGAATCAGTTCTATGTTTTCAATGGTAACTATGTAGATAGAGGAGCATGGGGTTTGGAGGTATTTTTGCTCCTATTGGCTTGGAAG GTATTGATGCCTCACAGAGTATATCTACTCCGTGGGAATCATGAGTCAAAAGAATGCACACTAGCATATGGTTTCGAGAAGGAGGTGAAGACCAAATTTGGAGATCAAGGTGAATATGTCTATAATAAATTCCTGGATTGCTTTAAAGAGCTTCCTTTGGCCTCAGTTATTGCTGGATCTGTTTATACCACTCATGGAGGGCTTTTCCGTAGTACACGCATTGCATATTCACGAAGATCTAGAAGAAAAAGGACACAGAGGCTAGAGCTTGGTTCTTTAGAAGAGTTATCTGCAGTTAAAAGATCTCTAATAGATGCTCCATATGAAGGCCCAAATATGATATTAACTGATGTGCTATGGTCAGATCCATCACAGAGGCAGGGTATATGTAAAAATCGAGCTCGAGGACGGGGTTTATGGTGGGGTCCTGATTGCACTGAAGCTTTCTTGAAAATGTCCAAGTTAAAG TTGATCATAAGATCACATGAAGGTCCTGATGTGAGGACTGGTCAGCATCTTTTTGGTGATATGCTATGTGGGTACAGCTTGGATCATGAAGGAGAATTAGGGAAGCTGTATACGCTGTTTAGTGCTCCGGATTACCCTCAG TTCGGTAGAAAGATATTTACCAATGAAGGAGCATATGCTGTACTTCAGTCTCCTAATTTTGAAAGTCCTTCCTTCCACTCATTCAAAGCTGTAGAAAAACCAAAG GCAGATCcttttgttgatgttgatgactATGATAAGATAGCATCATCTAAACGTGAAGATCAGATAGCAACAtcagatgaagaagatgagatAGATATAGGTGAACGAGACCTCACATCAACA CATGCGCAGTCCTCAACTGCTGCCATCTCTTCGTTGCAAAAATCTTCTCCAGTTGTGATGGCTTCTGGAGTTGACTTTGAGGCTCTGGGCATTTCTAATCCTCCTTCTTGGAGTGTTCTTTTGCCGAATGATTTGGGTGGCACCCAACTTGCTCAAGTTCCACAGGCTCCTGAGGTGGAAGGACTACCACTACCTCCCAACTTAGAG GAGCCTCACAAATCTGCTTATGAGTACTTGTTCAAGCTTGTTGCTGGCCTAAAGCATATGCTTCAAACAAGG GAAATTGAGAGTAAAGGCCAAAAGAGGAAGCAAGATGATTAG
- the LOC142637404 gene encoding serine/threonine-protein phosphatase 7 inactive homolog isoform X4, whose amino-acid sequence MHNALKFEITKLFMDREERIKNACMKIVECINAMSFVNLDDQRVHSLVMMREIARGVVENKDRKVTKSDVTRALHSSIEKMASTCRDIVYKLSKMSYKGLDDQRIQSLLRVKEIAAKHAKVASVESDTWIKESLAGEEMQPSSVDVLVGGAEIMVVEESLVVETELRNEDGHNVVQKRPVTRAKLTGKKDMQIEEVQRKMPEDEPPEVEAQLINENGKNQLQEILSQAPLLQSLIWPPDDCITLDWIWSLISTIKQFSQNHPPSEFQLVMPISVVDKLVDKASSILSNEPNCVKIDCHGVDSRVVVVGDIHGQFHDLLHLLENAGFPSENQFYVFNGNYVDRGAWGLEVFLLLLAWKVLMPHRVYLLRGNHESKECTLAYGFEKEVKTKFGDQGEYVYNKFLDCFKELPLASVIAGSVYTTHGGLFRSTRIAYSRRSRRKRTQRLELGSLEELSAVKRSLIDAPYEGPNMILTDVLWSDPSQRQGICKNRARGRGLWWGPDCTEAFLKMSKLKLIIRSHEGPDVRTGQHLFGDMLCGYSLDHEGELGKLYTLFSAPDYPQADPFVDVDDYDKIASSKREDQIATSDEEDEIDIGERDLTSTHAQSSTAAISSLQKSSPVVMASGVDFEALGISNPPSWSVLLPNDLGGTQLAQVPQAPEVEGLPLPPNLEEPHKSAYEYLFKLVAGLKHMLQTREIESKGQKRKQDD is encoded by the exons ATGCACAAtgctttgaagtttgaaatcACCAAGCTAT TCATGGACCGAGAAGAGAGAATTAAGAATGCATGCATGAAGATTGTGGAGTGCATAAACGCCATGTCTTTTGTAAACTTGGATGACCAACGGGTGCATTCACTAGTGATGATGCGAGAAATAGCACGTGGGGTTGTTGAAAATAAGGATAGAAAg GTAACTAAGAGTGACGTGACCAGGGCTTTGCACTCTAGTATTGAGAAGATG GCCAGCACATGCAGGGATATTGTGTATAAATTAAGTAAGATGTCATATAAAGGCTTAGATGACCAACGGATTCAATCATTATTAAGGGTGAAAGAGATTGCGGCTAAACATGCTAAAGTTGCAAGTGTTGAGAGTGATACGTGGATTAAAGAAAGCTTGGCAGGTGAGGAAATGCAGCCAAGCAGCGTGGATGTCCTGGTTGGAGGTGCAGAAATTATGGTGGTTGAAGAATCGCTGGTGGTGGAAACTGAGCTAAGAAACGAAGACGGTCATAATGTGGTGCAGAAAAGGCCGGTGACTAGGGCAAAACTCACTGGCAAAAAGGATATGCAGATTGAAGAGGTACAAAGGAAGATGCCTGAAGATGAGCCACCAGAGGTGGAAGCTCAGTTAATAAACGAAAATGGTAAAAATCAGTTGCAGGAGATATTGTCACAAGCACCACTTCTGCAATCTCTTATATGGCCTCCAGATGACTGCATTACCTTAGATTGGATCTGGTCATTGATATCCACAATTAAGCAGTTTTCACAGAATCATCCCCCCTCCGAGTTCCAATTGGTAATGCCAATTTCTGTGGTGGATAAACTAGTTGATAAAGCTTCAAGTATCCTTTCCAATGAACCAAACTGTGTGAAAATTGATTGCCATGGAGTGGACTCAAGAGTTGTTGTAGTGGGTGACATTCATGGCCAGTTCCATGATTTGCTCCATCTCCTTGAAAATGCTGGTTTTCCCTCTGAGAATCAGTTCTATGTTTTCAATGGTAACTATGTAGATAGAGGAGCATGGGGTTTGGAGGTATTTTTGCTCCTATTGGCTTGGAAG GTATTGATGCCTCACAGAGTATATCTACTCCGTGGGAATCATGAGTCAAAAGAATGCACACTAGCATATGGTTTCGAGAAGGAGGTGAAGACCAAATTTGGAGATCAAGGTGAATATGTCTATAATAAATTCCTGGATTGCTTTAAAGAGCTTCCTTTGGCCTCAGTTATTGCTGGATCTGTTTATACCACTCATGGAGGGCTTTTCCGTAGTACACGCATTGCATATTCACGAAGATCTAGAAGAAAAAGGACACAGAGGCTAGAGCTTGGTTCTTTAGAAGAGTTATCTGCAGTTAAAAGATCTCTAATAGATGCTCCATATGAAGGCCCAAATATGATATTAACTGATGTGCTATGGTCAGATCCATCACAGAGGCAGGGTATATGTAAAAATCGAGCTCGAGGACGGGGTTTATGGTGGGGTCCTGATTGCACTGAAGCTTTCTTGAAAATGTCCAAGTTAAAG TTGATCATAAGATCACATGAAGGTCCTGATGTGAGGACTGGTCAGCATCTTTTTGGTGATATGCTATGTGGGTACAGCTTGGATCATGAAGGAGAATTAGGGAAGCTGTATACGCTGTTTAGTGCTCCGGATTACCCTCAG GCAGATCcttttgttgatgttgatgactATGATAAGATAGCATCATCTAAACGTGAAGATCAGATAGCAACAtcagatgaagaagatgagatAGATATAGGTGAACGAGACCTCACATCAACA CATGCGCAGTCCTCAACTGCTGCCATCTCTTCGTTGCAAAAATCTTCTCCAGTTGTGATGGCTTCTGGAGTTGACTTTGAGGCTCTGGGCATTTCTAATCCTCCTTCTTGGAGTGTTCTTTTGCCGAATGATTTGGGTGGCACCCAACTTGCTCAAGTTCCACAGGCTCCTGAGGTGGAAGGACTACCACTACCTCCCAACTTAGAG GAGCCTCACAAATCTGCTTATGAGTACTTGTTCAAGCTTGTTGCTGGCCTAAAGCATATGCTTCAAACAAGG GAAATTGAGAGTAAAGGCCAAAAGAGGAAGCAAGATGATTAG
- the LOC142637404 gene encoding serine/threonine-protein phosphatase 7-like isoform X2, whose protein sequence is MHNALKFEITKLFMDREERIKNACMKIVECINAMSFVNLDDQRVHSLVMMREIARGVVENKDRKVTKSDVTRALHSSIEKMASTCRDIVYKLSKMSYKGLDDQRIQSLLRVKEIAAKHAKVASVESDTWIKESLAGEEMQPSSVDVLVGGAEIMVVEESLVVETELRNEDGHNVVQKRPVTRAKLTGKKDMQIEEVQRKMPEDEPPEVEAQLINENGKNQLQEILSQAPLLQSLIWPPDDCITLDWIWSLISTIKQFSQNHPPSEFQLVMPISVVDKLVDKASSILSNEPNCVKIDCHGVDSRVVVVGDIHGQFHDLLHLLENAGFPSENQFYVFNGNYVDRGAWGLEVFLLLLAWKVLMPHRVYLLRGNHESKECTLAYGFEKEVKTKFGDQGEYVYNKFLDCFKELPLASVIAGSVYTTHGGLFRSTRIAYSRRSRRKRTQRLELGSLEELSAVKRSLIDAPYEGPNMILTDVLWSDPSQRQGICKNRARGRGLWWGPDCTEAFLKMSKLKLIIRSHEGPDVRTGQHLFGDMLCGYSLDHEGELGKLYTLFSAPDYPQFGRKIFTNEGAYAVLQSPNFESPSFHSFKAVEKPKADPFVDVDDYDKIASSKREDQIATSDEEDEIDIGERDLTSTSSTAAISSLQKSSPVVMASGVDFEALGISNPPSWSVLLPNDLGGTQLAQVPQAPEVEGLPLPPNLEEPHKSAYEYLFKLVAGLKHMLQTREIESKGQKRKQDD, encoded by the exons ATGCACAAtgctttgaagtttgaaatcACCAAGCTAT TCATGGACCGAGAAGAGAGAATTAAGAATGCATGCATGAAGATTGTGGAGTGCATAAACGCCATGTCTTTTGTAAACTTGGATGACCAACGGGTGCATTCACTAGTGATGATGCGAGAAATAGCACGTGGGGTTGTTGAAAATAAGGATAGAAAg GTAACTAAGAGTGACGTGACCAGGGCTTTGCACTCTAGTATTGAGAAGATG GCCAGCACATGCAGGGATATTGTGTATAAATTAAGTAAGATGTCATATAAAGGCTTAGATGACCAACGGATTCAATCATTATTAAGGGTGAAAGAGATTGCGGCTAAACATGCTAAAGTTGCAAGTGTTGAGAGTGATACGTGGATTAAAGAAAGCTTGGCAGGTGAGGAAATGCAGCCAAGCAGCGTGGATGTCCTGGTTGGAGGTGCAGAAATTATGGTGGTTGAAGAATCGCTGGTGGTGGAAACTGAGCTAAGAAACGAAGACGGTCATAATGTGGTGCAGAAAAGGCCGGTGACTAGGGCAAAACTCACTGGCAAAAAGGATATGCAGATTGAAGAGGTACAAAGGAAGATGCCTGAAGATGAGCCACCAGAGGTGGAAGCTCAGTTAATAAACGAAAATGGTAAAAATCAGTTGCAGGAGATATTGTCACAAGCACCACTTCTGCAATCTCTTATATGGCCTCCAGATGACTGCATTACCTTAGATTGGATCTGGTCATTGATATCCACAATTAAGCAGTTTTCACAGAATCATCCCCCCTCCGAGTTCCAATTGGTAATGCCAATTTCTGTGGTGGATAAACTAGTTGATAAAGCTTCAAGTATCCTTTCCAATGAACCAAACTGTGTGAAAATTGATTGCCATGGAGTGGACTCAAGAGTTGTTGTAGTGGGTGACATTCATGGCCAGTTCCATGATTTGCTCCATCTCCTTGAAAATGCTGGTTTTCCCTCTGAGAATCAGTTCTATGTTTTCAATGGTAACTATGTAGATAGAGGAGCATGGGGTTTGGAGGTATTTTTGCTCCTATTGGCTTGGAAG GTATTGATGCCTCACAGAGTATATCTACTCCGTGGGAATCATGAGTCAAAAGAATGCACACTAGCATATGGTTTCGAGAAGGAGGTGAAGACCAAATTTGGAGATCAAGGTGAATATGTCTATAATAAATTCCTGGATTGCTTTAAAGAGCTTCCTTTGGCCTCAGTTATTGCTGGATCTGTTTATACCACTCATGGAGGGCTTTTCCGTAGTACACGCATTGCATATTCACGAAGATCTAGAAGAAAAAGGACACAGAGGCTAGAGCTTGGTTCTTTAGAAGAGTTATCTGCAGTTAAAAGATCTCTAATAGATGCTCCATATGAAGGCCCAAATATGATATTAACTGATGTGCTATGGTCAGATCCATCACAGAGGCAGGGTATATGTAAAAATCGAGCTCGAGGACGGGGTTTATGGTGGGGTCCTGATTGCACTGAAGCTTTCTTGAAAATGTCCAAGTTAAAG TTGATCATAAGATCACATGAAGGTCCTGATGTGAGGACTGGTCAGCATCTTTTTGGTGATATGCTATGTGGGTACAGCTTGGATCATGAAGGAGAATTAGGGAAGCTGTATACGCTGTTTAGTGCTCCGGATTACCCTCAG TTCGGTAGAAAGATATTTACCAATGAAGGAGCATATGCTGTACTTCAGTCTCCTAATTTTGAAAGTCCTTCCTTCCACTCATTCAAAGCTGTAGAAAAACCAAAG GCAGATCcttttgttgatgttgatgactATGATAAGATAGCATCATCTAAACGTGAAGATCAGATAGCAACAtcagatgaagaagatgagatAGATATAGGTGAACGAGACCTCACATCAACA TCCTCAACTGCTGCCATCTCTTCGTTGCAAAAATCTTCTCCAGTTGTGATGGCTTCTGGAGTTGACTTTGAGGCTCTGGGCATTTCTAATCCTCCTTCTTGGAGTGTTCTTTTGCCGAATGATTTGGGTGGCACCCAACTTGCTCAAGTTCCACAGGCTCCTGAGGTGGAAGGACTACCACTACCTCCCAACTTAGAG GAGCCTCACAAATCTGCTTATGAGTACTTGTTCAAGCTTGTTGCTGGCCTAAAGCATATGCTTCAAACAAGG GAAATTGAGAGTAAAGGCCAAAAGAGGAAGCAAGATGATTAG
- the LOC142637404 gene encoding serine/threonine-protein phosphatase 7-like isoform X1, translating into MHNALKFEITKLFMDREERIKNACMKIVECINAMSFVNLDDQRVHSLVMMREIARGVVENKDRKVTKSDVTRALHSSIEKMASTCRDIVYKLSKMSYKGLDDQRIQSLLRVKEIAAKHAKVASVESDTWIKESLAGEEMQPSSVDVLVGGAEIMVVEESLVVETELRNEDGHNVVQKRPVTRAKLTGKKDMQIEEVQRKMPEDEPPEVEAQLINENGKNQLQEILSQAPLLQSLIWPPDDCITLDWIWSLISTIKQFSQNHPPSEFQLVMPISVVDKLVDKASSILSNEPNCVKIDCHGVDSRVVVVGDIHGQFHDLLHLLENAGFPSENQFYVFNGNYVDRGAWGLEVFLLLLAWKVLMPHRVYLLRGNHESKECTLAYGFEKEVKTKFGDQGEYVYNKFLDCFKELPLASVIAGSVYTTHGGLFRSTRIAYSRRSRRKRTQRLELGSLEELSAVKRSLIDAPYEGPNMILTDVLWSDPSQRQGICKNRARGRGLWWGPDCTEAFLKMSKLKLIIRSHEGPDVRTGQHLFGDMLCGYSLDHEGELGKLYTLFSAPDYPQFGRKIFTNEGAYAVLQSPNFESPSFHSFKAVEKPKADPFVDVDDYDKIASSKREDQIATSDEEDEIDIGERDLTSTHAQSSTAAISSLQKSSPVVMASGVDFEALGISNPPSWSVLLPNDLGGTQLAQVPQAPEVEGLPLPPNLEEPHKSAYEYLFKLVAGLKHMLQTREIESKGQKRKQDD; encoded by the exons ATGCACAAtgctttgaagtttgaaatcACCAAGCTAT TCATGGACCGAGAAGAGAGAATTAAGAATGCATGCATGAAGATTGTGGAGTGCATAAACGCCATGTCTTTTGTAAACTTGGATGACCAACGGGTGCATTCACTAGTGATGATGCGAGAAATAGCACGTGGGGTTGTTGAAAATAAGGATAGAAAg GTAACTAAGAGTGACGTGACCAGGGCTTTGCACTCTAGTATTGAGAAGATG GCCAGCACATGCAGGGATATTGTGTATAAATTAAGTAAGATGTCATATAAAGGCTTAGATGACCAACGGATTCAATCATTATTAAGGGTGAAAGAGATTGCGGCTAAACATGCTAAAGTTGCAAGTGTTGAGAGTGATACGTGGATTAAAGAAAGCTTGGCAGGTGAGGAAATGCAGCCAAGCAGCGTGGATGTCCTGGTTGGAGGTGCAGAAATTATGGTGGTTGAAGAATCGCTGGTGGTGGAAACTGAGCTAAGAAACGAAGACGGTCATAATGTGGTGCAGAAAAGGCCGGTGACTAGGGCAAAACTCACTGGCAAAAAGGATATGCAGATTGAAGAGGTACAAAGGAAGATGCCTGAAGATGAGCCACCAGAGGTGGAAGCTCAGTTAATAAACGAAAATGGTAAAAATCAGTTGCAGGAGATATTGTCACAAGCACCACTTCTGCAATCTCTTATATGGCCTCCAGATGACTGCATTACCTTAGATTGGATCTGGTCATTGATATCCACAATTAAGCAGTTTTCACAGAATCATCCCCCCTCCGAGTTCCAATTGGTAATGCCAATTTCTGTGGTGGATAAACTAGTTGATAAAGCTTCAAGTATCCTTTCCAATGAACCAAACTGTGTGAAAATTGATTGCCATGGAGTGGACTCAAGAGTTGTTGTAGTGGGTGACATTCATGGCCAGTTCCATGATTTGCTCCATCTCCTTGAAAATGCTGGTTTTCCCTCTGAGAATCAGTTCTATGTTTTCAATGGTAACTATGTAGATAGAGGAGCATGGGGTTTGGAGGTATTTTTGCTCCTATTGGCTTGGAAG GTATTGATGCCTCACAGAGTATATCTACTCCGTGGGAATCATGAGTCAAAAGAATGCACACTAGCATATGGTTTCGAGAAGGAGGTGAAGACCAAATTTGGAGATCAAGGTGAATATGTCTATAATAAATTCCTGGATTGCTTTAAAGAGCTTCCTTTGGCCTCAGTTATTGCTGGATCTGTTTATACCACTCATGGAGGGCTTTTCCGTAGTACACGCATTGCATATTCACGAAGATCTAGAAGAAAAAGGACACAGAGGCTAGAGCTTGGTTCTTTAGAAGAGTTATCTGCAGTTAAAAGATCTCTAATAGATGCTCCATATGAAGGCCCAAATATGATATTAACTGATGTGCTATGGTCAGATCCATCACAGAGGCAGGGTATATGTAAAAATCGAGCTCGAGGACGGGGTTTATGGTGGGGTCCTGATTGCACTGAAGCTTTCTTGAAAATGTCCAAGTTAAAG TTGATCATAAGATCACATGAAGGTCCTGATGTGAGGACTGGTCAGCATCTTTTTGGTGATATGCTATGTGGGTACAGCTTGGATCATGAAGGAGAATTAGGGAAGCTGTATACGCTGTTTAGTGCTCCGGATTACCCTCAG TTCGGTAGAAAGATATTTACCAATGAAGGAGCATATGCTGTACTTCAGTCTCCTAATTTTGAAAGTCCTTCCTTCCACTCATTCAAAGCTGTAGAAAAACCAAAG GCAGATCcttttgttgatgttgatgactATGATAAGATAGCATCATCTAAACGTGAAGATCAGATAGCAACAtcagatgaagaagatgagatAGATATAGGTGAACGAGACCTCACATCAACA CATGCGCAGTCCTCAACTGCTGCCATCTCTTCGTTGCAAAAATCTTCTCCAGTTGTGATGGCTTCTGGAGTTGACTTTGAGGCTCTGGGCATTTCTAATCCTCCTTCTTGGAGTGTTCTTTTGCCGAATGATTTGGGTGGCACCCAACTTGCTCAAGTTCCACAGGCTCCTGAGGTGGAAGGACTACCACTACCTCCCAACTTAGAG GAGCCTCACAAATCTGCTTATGAGTACTTGTTCAAGCTTGTTGCTGGCCTAAAGCATATGCTTCAAACAAGG GAAATTGAGAGTAAAGGCCAAAAGAGGAAGCAAGATGATTAG